The following coding sequences are from one Rhipicephalus microplus isolate Deutch F79 chromosome 3, USDA_Rmic, whole genome shotgun sequence window:
- the LOC119172891 gene encoding 2,3-bisphosphoglycerate-independent phosphoglycerate mutase codes for MTNVCLIVIDGWGLSDEAHGNAILNGYTPVMDALSKNEGQFIPLEASGLAVGLPAGLMGNSEVGHLNIGAGRVILQEIVRIDQDMDSGAIQENKNFVEACDRAKSKNGRLHLLGLCSDGGVHAHIKHIFALLDGTKKHGVPHTFIQFFGDGRDTSPTSAIKYAQQVLDKCAQIKYGSLATVIGRYYAMDRDKREERVKIAYEGLVQGIGDKVESGELIKHIQGLYGAPGDKRQTDEFFKPIIVDPNGRIKDGDTLLFCNFRADRARQLTEALGIKPLFETSVIPKDLKVYTMTVYKKEFPFTALYPPVVPKNVLAEWLGTKGKTQFHCAETEKYAHVTFFFNGGQEKAFPGEDRCLVPSPKVATYDLKPEMSSEGVANKMVAVINEKKYPFVMCNFAPPDMVGHTGVYEAALKAVAATDVGIGRIMEACAMNNYVLLVTADHGNAEMMMTADNKPVTKHTTNKVPFCINGGGYKFCKPEHTPALCDVAPTVLDLLKIPQPPEMTGKSLLAH; via the coding sequence ATGACTAACGTGTGCTTGATCGTCATAGACGGCTGGGGACTTTCGGATGAAGCTCACGGTAATGCCATTCTCAACGGTTATACGCCCGTGATGGACGCCCTCAGTAAAAATGAAGGTCAATTCATCCCATTGGAAGCTTCCGGCCTTGCGGTCGGCTTGCCCGCCGGTCTGATGGGCAATAGTGAAGTGGGCCATCTCAACATCGGCGCCGGACGGGTCATTTTGCAAGAGATCGTTCGGATCGACCAAGACATGGATAGCGGAGCCATCCAGGAAAACAAGAATTTTGTGGAGGCCTGCGACCGCGCCAAATCCAAAAACGGCCGCCTTCATCTTCTCGGTCTCTGCAGCGACGGTGGAGTTCACGCGCACATCAAGCACATCTTTGCCCTACTAGACGGCACCAAGAAGCACGGTGTGCCTCACACCTTCATCCAGTTCTTCGGCGACGGCAGGGACACAAGCCCCACGAGTGCTATCAAGTACGCCCAGCAGGTGTTGGACAAGTGCGCTCAGATCAAGTACGGCTCTCTGGCCACTGTGATCGGCCGCTACTACGCCATGGACCGAGACAAGAGGGAGGAGCGCGTGAAGATCGCCTACGAGGGCCTCGTACAGGGCATTGGCGACAAAGTGGAATCCGGCGAGCTCATCAAACACATCCAGGGCCTCTACGGCGCCCCCGGCGACAAGAGGCAGACCGACGAGTTCTTCAAGCCCATCATCGTCGACCCGAATGGTCGTATCAAAGACGGCGACACCCTGCTTTTCTGCAACTTTCGTGCCGACCGAGCCCGCCAGCTCACCGAAGCGCTGGGAATCAAGCCCCTCTTTGAGACCAGCGTTATCCCCAAGGATCTGAAGGTGTACACGATGACCGTGTACAAGAAGGAGTTCCCGTTTACAGCTCTTTACCCCCCAGTCGTACCCAAGAACGTCCTCGCAGAATGGCTTGGTACCAAGGGGAAGACCCAGTTCCACTGCGCCGAGACTGAGAAGTATGCCCACGTTACCTTCTTCTTCAACGGAGGCCAGGAGAAGGCCTTCCCTGGGGAGGACCGCTGCTTGGTACCATCGCCCAAAGTGGCCACTTACGACTTGAAGCCTGAAATGAGCAGCGAGGGAGTGGCCAACAAGATGGTGGCAGTCATTAATGAAAAAAAGTACCCGTTTGTCATGTGCAACTTTGCTCCCCCTGACATGGTCGGCCACACTGGAGTCTATGAGGCAGCGTTAAAGGCTGTGGCAGCCACCGATGTGGGAATTGGCCGCATCATGGAAGCCTGTGCCATGAATAATTATGTGCTGCTTGTCACTGCAGACCACGGAAATGCCGAAATGATGATGACTGCCGACAACAAGCCTGTCACCAAGCACACCACAAACAAAGTGCCCTTCTGCATTAATGGAGGTGGTTACAAGTTCTGCAAACCCGAGCATACCCCCGCTCTCTGTGACGTCGCTCCCACAGTTCTGGACCTGTTGAAGATTCCTCAACCACCCGAGATGACTGGAAAGTCTCTACTTGCTCACTAG